A stretch of the Mesorhizobium sp. Pch-S genome encodes the following:
- a CDS encoding DUF378 domain-containing protein — MRAMNLVTLVLIIIGGLNWLVMGVAGYDVLGMLSGGTGTPLARLVSVIIGLSAVWQLMPFVQAFSEGEVSAERHIRHH, encoded by the coding sequence ATGCGCGCCATGAACCTTGTAACCCTCGTCCTGATCATCATTGGCGGCCTGAACTGGCTGGTCATGGGCGTTGCGGGTTACGATGTCCTCGGAATGCTGTCCGGAGGCACCGGCACCCCGCTCGCCCGGCTGGTTTCTGTCATCATCGGCCTTTCGGCCGTGTGGCAGCTCATGCCGTTCGTACAGGCGTTCAGCGAAGGTGAGGTTTCGGCGGAACGGCATATCCGCCACCACTAA
- a CDS encoding aminotransferase class I/II-fold pyridoxal phosphate-dependent enzyme codes for MVVSLSRRGDVEPFHAMDVLAGANKLKAEGVPVISMAVGQPSDPAPAVVREAAAAALKSGRIGYTDALGLAGLRRAIAGHYREHYQIDVAPERVAVTTGSSAAFNLAFLAMFDGGDRVAIAAPGYPAYRNIMAALGIEVVEIELEGAAYLHAEHLASAHAKKTLKGVLFASPANPTGAVIPVEALKALVETADQLGIAVISDEIYHRLAYAAPDTTALAFGPDVAVINSFSKYYCMTGWRIGWMVLPEKLVRPVERIAQSLYISAPELSQVAAMEAFKATEELEAVKARYAWNRELLMKRLPELGFALAAPMDGAFYAFCDVSRLTNDSMAFAGKMLVEAHVAATPGRDFDPLQGHRYMRFSYAGSHDEMVEAVARIERWLK; via the coding sequence ATGGTTGTTTCGTTGTCACGGCGCGGAGACGTCGAGCCGTTCCACGCCATGGATGTCCTGGCTGGCGCCAATAAACTGAAGGCCGAAGGCGTACCGGTGATTTCCATGGCCGTCGGCCAACCATCCGATCCGGCGCCCGCCGTTGTGCGCGAGGCAGCTGCCGCTGCCTTGAAGAGCGGCCGTATCGGCTACACTGACGCGCTTGGCCTGGCCGGCTTGCGTCGTGCCATCGCCGGCCACTACCGCGAACATTATCAGATCGACGTCGCGCCGGAACGCGTCGCTGTCACCACGGGCTCTTCCGCCGCCTTCAATCTGGCGTTTCTCGCCATGTTCGACGGTGGCGATCGTGTTGCCATCGCTGCACCAGGCTACCCTGCCTATCGCAACATCATGGCGGCGCTCGGCATCGAGGTGGTCGAGATCGAACTGGAAGGCGCCGCGTATCTCCACGCCGAACATCTCGCCAGTGCGCACGCCAAAAAAACGTTGAAGGGCGTGCTGTTTGCCAGTCCGGCCAATCCTACCGGTGCGGTCATCCCTGTCGAGGCGTTGAAGGCGTTGGTCGAAACGGCGGACCAGCTCGGAATCGCGGTGATCTCCGATGAAATCTACCATCGGCTGGCCTATGCTGCACCCGATACCACCGCGCTGGCCTTCGGTCCGGACGTCGCGGTGATCAACTCCTTCTCCAAATATTACTGCATGACCGGCTGGCGTATCGGCTGGATGGTGTTGCCGGAAAAACTGGTGAGACCTGTCGAGCGCATCGCGCAGAGTCTCTACATTTCTGCGCCGGAGCTTTCGCAGGTGGCGGCCATGGAGGCCTTCAAGGCGACCGAGGAACTCGAAGCTGTGAAGGCGCGTTACGCCTGGAACCGCGAATTGCTGATGAAACGCCTGCCGGAATTGGGCTTTGCACTTGCCGCTCCCATGGATGGCGCGTTCTATGCCTTCTGCGATGTCTCGCGTCTGACCAATGACAGCATGGCATTCGCAGGCAAGATGTTGGTCGAAGCGCATGTCGCTGCCACGCCCGGTCGCGACTTCGATCCGCTGCAGGGGCATCGCTATATGCGCTTCTCCTACGCAGGCAGCCATGACGAGATGGTGGAAGCCGTTGCCCGGATAGAGCGCTGGCTAAAATAG